Proteins from a genomic interval of Micromonospora sp. NBC_00389:
- a CDS encoding integrase core domain-containing protein, whose translation MQGELARLGYRLAASTVWKILHQAGVDPAPRRTGPTWKQFLTAQAHTILACDFFTVDTVLLKRIYVLFFIELATRHVHVVGVTAHPTGTWVTQQARNLLMSVDQRADGIRFLLRDRDTKFTAAFDTVFTAADIDVIRTPPQAPRANAYAERWVGTVRRECTDRMLIAGERHLSSVLTEYTKHYNGHRPHRSLGQRPPNPPPQVVNLSSARVQRRPILGGLINESSQAA comes from the coding sequence GTGCAGGGTGAGCTGGCTCGTCTGGGCTACCGGCTCGCGGCCAGCACGGTATGGAAGATCCTGCACCAGGCCGGCGTCGACCCGGCACCCCGCCGAACGGGACCGACCTGGAAGCAGTTCCTGACCGCTCAGGCACACACCATCTTGGCCTGCGACTTCTTCACCGTCGACACCGTGCTCCTGAAACGGATCTACGTACTGTTCTTCATCGAGCTCGCCACGCGGCACGTCCACGTCGTCGGTGTCACCGCACACCCGACCGGCACCTGGGTCACTCAGCAAGCACGGAACCTGCTCATGAGCGTCGACCAGCGCGCCGATGGGATCCGGTTCCTGCTCCGCGATCGCGACACGAAGTTCACCGCCGCCTTCGACACGGTCTTCACCGCAGCGGACATCGACGTGATTCGAACACCGCCACAAGCGCCGAGGGCGAACGCCTACGCGGAACGGTGGGTCGGCACGGTGCGGCGCGAGTGCACTGACCGGATGCTCATCGCCGGCGAACGGCACCTGTCGAGCGTCCTGACCGAGTACACCAAGCATTACAACGGCCACCGGCCACACCGATCACTCGGCCAGCGACCACCGAACCCGCCACCGCAGGTCGTTAATCTCAGCAGTGCTCGCGTCCAACGACGCCCGATCCTGGGCGGATTGATCAACGAATCCTCGCAGGCAGCGTAG
- a CDS encoding P-loop NTPase fold protein → MHALARPTLVVIDDVDRLQPEQLLAVFRAVRVLGLLPHVHYVLASFYNTSNYSFANLLADADGLADNLASRGLPTVAG, encoded by the coding sequence CTGCATGCGCTTGCCCGTCCGACGCTGGTCGTCATCGACGACGTCGACCGGCTGCAGCCCGAGCAACTCCTGGCGGTGTTCCGGGCTGTGCGTGTGCTGGGCCTGCTGCCGCACGTGCACTATGTCCTCGCCTCGTTCTACAACACCTCGAACTACTCCTTCGCCAACCTCCTGGCTGACGCCGATGGGCTGGCGGACAACCTGGCCAGCAGAGGGTTACCGACGGTTGCTGGGTGA
- a CDS encoding IS1380 family transposase, whose amino-acid sequence MKATGTRPKIMVTGDGRGVVGHAGARLLADLADTTGLTSAFSQALAGLRQRQGGHDPGRIAVDVAVMLADGGEAIADLAVLRDQPGLFGPVASDPTAWRLLSQLDEPMLAELRAARAHAREVAWAQHAETRGDLPQVTAAGRPVDGLVLDIDATIVICHSEKESATRTWKKTFGFHPLFCFLDNTGEALSGLLREGRAGSNTTADHITVLDQALAQIPDAHRHGTPILLRSDSAGSSHGFLAHLRGLRRQHLDIRFSVGAAITEPLRQAIRAATDWCPAVDAGGDLREHAEVCEITGLFDAAGWPEGTRFLVRRERPHPGAQLSLFDTIEGWRHQVVATDTPPGHGSIQFLEARHRGHARVEDRIRCGKNTGFGRFPSRVFAINQAWLQLALTGIDLLAWTQTLLLDGDLAAAEPKKLRYRLLHVAARITRTARQTRLAIAANWPWTNELTSAFNRLAALPQPAG is encoded by the coding sequence GTGAAGGCTACCGGAACACGTCCGAAGATCATGGTGACCGGGGACGGGCGAGGCGTGGTCGGTCACGCCGGTGCCCGACTACTCGCCGATCTTGCCGATACGACCGGCCTGACCAGCGCCTTCAGTCAGGCACTGGCCGGCCTGCGGCAACGGCAGGGCGGACACGACCCGGGTCGGATCGCCGTGGATGTGGCGGTGATGCTGGCCGACGGCGGTGAGGCCATCGCGGATCTGGCGGTGCTGCGTGACCAGCCCGGCTTGTTCGGGCCGGTCGCCTCGGATCCGACAGCGTGGCGGCTGTTGTCGCAGCTGGACGAGCCGATGCTGGCCGAACTACGTGCCGCGCGGGCCCATGCTCGTGAGGTCGCCTGGGCCCAGCACGCCGAGACCCGCGGCGACCTGCCGCAGGTGACCGCGGCCGGCCGCCCGGTCGACGGCCTGGTCCTGGACATCGACGCGACGATCGTGATCTGCCACTCCGAGAAGGAATCCGCGACCCGCACCTGGAAGAAGACCTTCGGCTTCCACCCGTTGTTCTGTTTCCTGGACAACACCGGGGAAGCACTGTCCGGGCTGCTACGCGAGGGTCGGGCCGGATCGAACACCACCGCCGACCACATCACCGTCCTCGACCAGGCCCTCGCCCAGATCCCCGATGCCCACCGGCACGGCACCCCGATCCTGCTCCGCTCCGATTCGGCCGGTTCCAGTCACGGCTTCCTCGCCCACCTCCGTGGTCTGCGCCGGCAGCACCTGGACATCCGGTTCTCCGTCGGCGCCGCGATCACCGAGCCGCTGCGGCAAGCGATCCGCGCCGCAACCGACTGGTGTCCCGCCGTCGATGCTGGTGGTGACCTGCGGGAACACGCCGAGGTCTGTGAGATCACCGGCCTGTTCGACGCAGCCGGCTGGCCCGAGGGCACCCGGTTCCTGGTCCGCCGGGAACGCCCGCACCCCGGCGCCCAACTGTCGCTGTTCGACACCATCGAAGGCTGGCGGCACCAGGTCGTCGCCACCGACACTCCGCCCGGGCACGGCAGCATCCAGTTCCTCGAGGCCCGCCACCGCGGCCACGCCCGGGTCGAGGACCGCATCCGCTGCGGCAAAAACACCGGCTTCGGCCGGTTCCCGTCCCGCGTCTTCGCGATCAACCAGGCCTGGCTGCAACTGGCCCTGACCGGCATCGACCTACTCGCCTGGACCCAGACCCTGCTCCTGGACGGTGACCTCGCCGCAGCCGAGCCGAAGAAACTGCGTTACCGGCTGCTGCACGTCGCGGCCCGCATCACCCGCACCGCCCGACAGACCCGCCTCGCCATCGCCGCGAACTGGCCCTGGACCAACGAACTGACCAGCGCATTCAACCGCCTCGCGGCGCTACCCCAGCCCGCCGGCTGA
- a CDS encoding golvesin C-terminal-like domain-containing protein yields the protein MLFTYEERKSNNKPTKFLRYLTDAAGRKTLTIDYYAKGQAYDYINDTTWARTPATNLTNPKIIDHVSQITDISGRKLTFNYTDKGLLGELIDGAGSTNGTPKKFQFRYDMTQGNKNVKLVKVTDPRGNATDLAYHYPQTGDDPKWHWRTKHYTDRNDKANLTQFAYADPDATNNIRTTVTDAENHSTVYLQDGYGRPVQTTNAKNQTTKLGWDDDHNVTRLEENNGAVSTWQYDQKTGYPTEIKDPEAVENGTAGTVLTYQLQLNGYVAELVEKTSPEGRKHTFGYEPDGDLSFVVDPIGNTTSDPDDHKTSYTYDAWGQLMTATDANNNTTKNLEFHASGYPQAIEDAAQKTTRFGYDVRGNVLKVTDPLLHYTTQGYDVFGRPTTSTVPKDQTAGEFITTPAPVYDGNDNITAATTATGEVATAIYDAADQVIHMLTPIDKPGDPERRSSFTYDKVGNLLTAVEPKGNLSPTAGDFTTINAYDEIYQLTDVVNAGGDKMSYSYDDVGNVVKVVDPVKNATADPADYMSRFEHDSAHRVVKVIDATGKFTTTTYDKDGLVTASTDQLGNSTLMVLDRNGRPEQVKVPHKNVNGTLTHRVTGYGYDEVGNRTKVTSPRGMATANPDDFAQVSVYDSLNHVKESRTEYDPNDARYSTPDKTTFEYDDAGRLTIVSQPPSSGETDRNETTNTYWDNGWTRSSTDPWNIATSYDYDNEGAQTLRKVRSADEDSSSRTMSWQYFPDGKVKARADDGVPVGRNVVLVDNSDSQNVSVTGTWPAATSATNKYGPNYATHAAGTGTNAFTWNLNIPKSGTYQVYARYPTVSGAATNAEYTVRHAAGSAVATVNQSANAGTWVSLGSFSFTEGNTQKITLSDRSGGTVAADAIKLVRDNGGETDAEKYDYTYGYDPNGNLTSIADSSPGARIDSYAITYTGLNQVEEVREKLAGVEKNKTVYGYDDNGAPTKVSNSKQHSLFEYDVRSLLHKITNGKTATDPDAKVTTYSYNDRGDRTHEVKGNGNTVDSTYYLDGLLRTQVENKPNGTLVSEHTIDYDLNANRLRDVSRKMNADNRSAYLDSTTDYGYDPRDRIATSTISGHGAGTETYVHDANNNVISQTVKDVSTTYDYDRNRLVGATTSGITASYNYDPFGRLDTVTALGQVLERNVYDGFDHVIENRKTSGGTTSTTKFTFDPLDRTASKTDGAGGADEKTTTFNYLGLSGEVLDEQVAGEITKSYRYSPWGERLSQVTHETDGTEESSYYGYNPHTDVETLTDAAGDTKATYGYTAYGNDDTNQFTGIDKPDSTDPTKEPYNAYRFNSKRWDQASGTYDMGFRDYSPRLNRFLTRDMYNSALADLDLGLDPWTSNRYAFGGGNPVSAVELDGHRPYEDPPDTSWMNYYTQNVTNKPTTGQYVPGFGWGITSETLFGSVSVYDADGNLIAAEATIRSGGGLLPGESGRPLTDQDLEQRALKWAEREGLLQKGNTLRIDVDKPDTPPCNNCGAHMRRAAETHGMRIWYTSQGTTTVYGDEFSSAHLKGAGIKPITPKSSQGTLFELPPTKPNGGTGKPGGPRGGGAARGMNGTGNALGLLGFGADMYFYYKYGPCGVFYYEVANPGACQPQMTA from the coding sequence ATGCTGTTCACCTACGAGGAGCGCAAGTCCAACAACAAGCCGACCAAGTTCCTGCGCTACCTCACTGACGCGGCCGGCCGCAAGACCCTGACCATCGACTACTACGCCAAGGGTCAGGCCTACGACTACATCAACGACACCACCTGGGCGCGGACGCCGGCGACCAACCTGACCAACCCGAAAATCATCGACCACGTCTCGCAGATCACCGACATCTCCGGGCGGAAGCTGACCTTCAACTACACGGACAAGGGTCTGCTCGGTGAGCTGATCGACGGCGCCGGCTCCACCAACGGCACACCGAAGAAGTTCCAGTTCCGCTACGACATGACGCAGGGGAACAAGAACGTCAAGCTGGTCAAAGTCACCGACCCGCGCGGCAACGCCACGGACCTGGCCTACCACTATCCCCAGACCGGCGACGACCCGAAGTGGCACTGGCGGACCAAGCACTACACCGACCGGAACGACAAGGCCAACCTGACCCAGTTCGCCTACGCCGACCCGGACGCCACCAACAACATCCGTACCACGGTCACGGACGCGGAGAACCACTCCACCGTCTACCTTCAGGACGGCTACGGCCGGCCCGTCCAGACCACCAACGCCAAGAACCAGACGACCAAGCTCGGCTGGGACGACGACCACAATGTCACCCGGCTCGAGGAGAACAACGGCGCGGTCTCGACCTGGCAGTACGACCAGAAGACCGGCTACCCGACCGAGATCAAGGACCCGGAGGCGGTCGAGAACGGCACAGCGGGCACGGTGCTGACCTACCAGCTGCAGCTCAACGGCTACGTCGCCGAACTCGTCGAGAAGACCAGCCCAGAGGGGCGCAAGCACACCTTCGGGTACGAGCCCGACGGCGACCTGTCGTTCGTGGTCGATCCGATCGGAAACACCACATCGGACCCCGACGACCACAAGACCTCGTACACCTATGACGCGTGGGGTCAGCTCATGACCGCCACCGACGCCAACAACAACACGACTAAGAACCTCGAGTTCCACGCGTCGGGATACCCGCAGGCGATCGAGGACGCCGCCCAGAAGACCACGCGGTTTGGCTACGACGTGCGCGGCAACGTCCTCAAGGTCACCGACCCGTTGCTGCACTACACGACCCAAGGCTACGACGTGTTCGGCCGGCCGACGACCTCGACGGTGCCCAAGGACCAGACCGCGGGTGAGTTCATCACGACACCGGCACCGGTCTACGACGGCAACGACAACATCACCGCGGCCACCACGGCCACGGGAGAGGTGGCGACGGCCATCTACGACGCGGCCGACCAGGTCATCCACATGCTGACGCCAATCGACAAGCCGGGAGACCCGGAACGCAGGTCGTCGTTCACCTACGACAAGGTCGGCAACCTGCTGACCGCGGTCGAGCCGAAGGGGAACCTGAGCCCGACCGCCGGGGACTTCACCACCATCAACGCCTATGACGAGATCTATCAGCTGACCGACGTTGTGAACGCCGGCGGCGACAAGATGTCGTACTCGTACGACGACGTCGGGAACGTCGTCAAGGTCGTCGATCCGGTCAAGAACGCGACCGCGGATCCGGCCGACTACATGTCCCGGTTCGAGCACGACTCCGCGCACCGTGTCGTCAAGGTGATCGACGCCACCGGGAAGTTCACCACGACGACCTACGACAAGGACGGGCTGGTCACCGCGTCGACCGACCAGCTCGGCAACAGCACGCTGATGGTCCTTGACCGCAACGGCAGGCCCGAGCAGGTCAAGGTCCCGCACAAGAACGTCAACGGGACGCTCACCCACCGTGTCACCGGCTACGGGTACGACGAAGTGGGCAACCGCACGAAGGTCACCAGCCCGCGCGGTATGGCGACGGCCAACCCTGACGATTTCGCACAGGTGTCGGTGTACGACTCGCTCAACCACGTCAAGGAGAGCCGCACCGAGTACGACCCAAACGACGCGCGTTACTCCACACCGGACAAGACCACCTTCGAGTACGACGACGCGGGCCGGCTGACCATCGTTTCCCAGCCGCCGTCGTCCGGTGAGACCGACCGGAACGAGACCACCAACACGTACTGGGACAACGGCTGGACGCGCAGCTCGACCGATCCGTGGAACATCGCCACCAGCTACGACTACGACAACGAGGGCGCGCAGACCCTGCGCAAGGTGAGAAGCGCCGACGAGGACTCGTCCAGCCGGACGATGTCCTGGCAGTACTTCCCGGACGGCAAGGTGAAGGCACGCGCCGACGACGGCGTTCCGGTCGGCCGCAACGTCGTCCTCGTCGACAACTCCGACAGCCAGAACGTCTCCGTCACAGGAACCTGGCCCGCGGCGACGTCGGCGACGAACAAGTACGGTCCCAACTACGCCACACACGCCGCCGGGACTGGGACCAACGCGTTCACGTGGAACCTCAACATCCCGAAGTCGGGCACTTATCAGGTGTACGCCCGCTACCCGACGGTGTCGGGCGCGGCGACCAACGCGGAATACACGGTCCGGCACGCGGCCGGCTCGGCAGTCGCCACCGTCAACCAGTCCGCCAACGCCGGCACCTGGGTGTCGCTGGGCTCGTTCAGCTTCACCGAAGGCAACACGCAGAAGATCACGTTGTCAGATCGGTCGGGCGGCACGGTCGCGGCCGACGCGATCAAACTGGTCCGCGACAACGGCGGTGAGACCGACGCCGAGAAGTACGACTACACGTACGGATACGACCCAAACGGCAACCTGACGAGCATCGCCGACTCGTCACCGGGCGCCCGCATCGACTCGTACGCGATCACGTATACCGGCCTCAACCAGGTCGAGGAGGTGCGGGAGAAGCTCGCCGGCGTCGAGAAGAACAAGACGGTCTACGGCTACGACGACAACGGCGCACCGACCAAGGTCAGCAACAGCAAGCAGCACTCCCTGTTCGAGTACGACGTCCGCAGCCTCCTTCACAAGATCACTAACGGGAAGACGGCGACGGACCCGGACGCGAAGGTCACGACGTACTCCTACAACGACCGAGGCGACCGCACCCACGAGGTGAAGGGCAACGGCAACACCGTCGACAGCACCTACTACCTGGACGGGTTGCTGCGCACCCAGGTGGAGAACAAGCCTAACGGCACGCTGGTCTCCGAACACACGATCGACTACGACCTCAACGCCAACCGCCTGCGCGACGTCAGCAGGAAGATGAACGCCGACAACCGCTCGGCGTACCTGGACTCGACAACGGACTACGGCTACGACCCGCGGGACCGGATCGCGACCTCGACCATCTCGGGCCACGGCGCGGGCACGGAGACCTACGTCCACGACGCGAACAACAACGTCATCTCGCAGACGGTCAAGGACGTGTCCACCACGTACGACTACGACCGCAACCGGCTCGTCGGTGCGACGACGTCCGGGATCACGGCGTCCTACAACTATGACCCGTTCGGCCGCCTGGACACGGTGACCGCGCTGGGACAGGTGTTGGAGCGCAACGTCTACGACGGCTTCGACCACGTCATCGAGAACCGCAAGACGTCGGGCGGCACGACCTCGACAACGAAGTTCACGTTCGACCCGCTGGATCGCACCGCGTCGAAGACCGATGGCGCCGGCGGCGCGGACGAGAAGACCACGACGTTCAACTACCTGGGCCTCTCCGGTGAGGTGCTGGACGAGCAGGTCGCGGGGGAGATCACCAAGTCCTACCGATACTCCCCGTGGGGAGAGCGGCTCTCCCAGGTTACGCACGAGACGGACGGCACCGAGGAGAGCTCCTACTACGGCTACAACCCGCACACCGACGTCGAGACGTTGACCGACGCCGCAGGCGACACCAAGGCGACGTACGGATACACCGCCTACGGCAACGACGACACCAACCAGTTCACCGGCATCGACAAGCCCGACTCCACCGATCCGACCAAGGAGCCGTACAACGCATACCGCTTCAACTCCAAGCGGTGGGATCAGGCATCCGGCACGTACGACATGGGCTTCCGCGACTACAGCCCAAGACTCAACCGGTTCCTCACCCGGGACATGTACAACAGCGCGCTCGCCGACCTCGACCTCGGCCTGGACCCATGGACCAGCAACAGGTACGCGTTTGGTGGCGGCAACCCGGTCTCGGCGGTCGAGCTGGACGGACACCGGCCGTACGAGGACCCGCCGGACACCAGCTGGATGAACTACTACACGCAGAACGTCACCAACAAACCGACGACCGGACAGTACGTGCCTGGCTTCGGCTGGGGCATCACCAGCGAGACGTTGTTCGGCTCGGTGTCGGTCTACGACGCGGACGGCAACCTGATCGCGGCGGAGGCGACGATCCGCAGTGGTGGTGGGCTGCTGCCAGGTGAGAGCGGCCGGCCCCTGACCGACCAGGACCTCGAGCAACGCGCGCTCAAGTGGGCCGAGCGGGAGGGCCTGCTGCAAAAGGGGAACACGCTGCGGATCGACGTGGACAAGCCGGATACGCCGCCGTGCAACAACTGCGGTGCCCACATGCGTCGCGCGGCCGAGACGCACGGCATGCGGATCTGGTACACCTCGCAAGGGACCACCACGGTCTACGGCGATGAGTTCTCCTCGGCACACCTCAAGGGCGCGGGCATCAAACCCATCACGCCCAAGAGCTCGCAGGGCACGTTGTTCGAGCTGCCACCGACCAAGCCCAACGGCGGCACCGGCAAGCCGGGTGGACCGCGCGGCGGTGGCGCCGCCCGCGGGATGAACGGCACCGGAAACGCACTGGGCCTGCTTGGCTTCGGCGCGGACATGTACTTCTACTACAAGTACGGCCCGTGCGGGGTGTTCTACTACGAAGTCGCCAACCCGGGGGCGTGTCAACCACAGATGACCGCCTAG
- a CDS encoding transposase family protein, which yields MTGLSVEVLAELVAELGPVWQDRQQARLTARTRRRAVGAGARYRLVFVDRLLATLVCLRHGVTHDVLAAWFGVDRSTISRAVGEIRPLLAERGCRVPGGVRLRTLADVVAYLDHVRAAALMDATEIRVRRPNAGRAGRQRFVSGKSRTNAIKALVLSDTHGRLLFCGATARGSTADITQARQAGLTHWLDHTVGVRILADAGYQGLGAQTGGQVITPTLRHHKKALERLPGIAELRQAQRREHARRRVRVEHAIAHLKNWRSLTRHLGRRDSLDTTIRAVAGLLSDHQHTDRGKPIAAITAGPAV from the coding sequence GTGACGGGCTTGTCCGTGGAGGTCCTCGCCGAGCTGGTGGCCGAGTTGGGTCCGGTGTGGCAGGACCGGCAGCAGGCCCGGTTGACTGCCCGGACCCGGCGGCGGGCGGTGGGTGCCGGTGCCCGCTACCGGCTGGTCTTCGTTGACCGGCTGCTGGCCACCCTGGTCTGCCTGCGCCACGGCGTGACCCACGATGTGCTGGCGGCGTGGTTCGGGGTGGACCGCTCCACGATCAGCCGTGCGGTGGGCGAGATCCGACCGCTGCTGGCCGAGCGGGGCTGCCGGGTGCCAGGCGGCGTGCGACTGCGCACCCTGGCCGACGTGGTCGCCTACCTGGATCATGTGCGGGCGGCGGCGTTGATGGACGCCACCGAGATCCGCGTCCGCCGTCCCAATGCCGGCCGGGCCGGACGACAGCGGTTCGTGTCCGGGAAGTCGCGCACCAACGCGATCAAGGCCCTGGTCCTCAGCGACACACACGGGCGGTTGTTGTTCTGCGGCGCCACCGCGCGCGGCAGCACCGCCGACATCACTCAAGCTCGCCAGGCCGGTCTGACGCACTGGCTGGACCACACCGTCGGGGTGCGCATCCTCGCCGACGCCGGCTATCAGGGCCTGGGCGCCCAGACAGGCGGCCAGGTGATCACCCCGACACTGCGGCACCACAAGAAAGCCCTGGAACGCCTGCCTGGCATCGCCGAACTACGCCAAGCCCAGCGCCGCGAACACGCCCGCCGCCGGGTGCGCGTCGAGCACGCCATCGCCCACCTGAAGAACTGGCGCAGCCTGACCCGCCACCTCGGCCGCCGCGACAGCCTCGACACCACCATCCGCGCCGTCGCCGGCCTGCTGTCCGACCACCAACACACCGACCGCGGCAAACCCATCGCCGCCATCACCGCCGGCCCCGCCGTGTGA
- a CDS encoding transposase family protein — MQVITAARPEWIFPFTGLQPAQFRKLVRVVAERGGDGIADGRPGRQWALDLPDRVLLVATYWRTNLTMRQIGPLFGVSHSAAHRVIDTLGPLLALAPVLRRPVEQIAIVDGTLIPTRDHRLAARSKNYRYSTNLQVAIDASTRLVIAVGDPQPGNRNDTIVYRTSGIEEKLAGRPVMADGGYRGNPEVIIPYRKPADGGDLPAWKEALNVEHRRVRAGVEHALARMKCFKILRDYRRAAHTLADAASGIANLHNIILAG; from the coding sequence GTGCAGGTGATCACCGCGGCCCGCCCGGAGTGGATCTTTCCGTTCACGGGGCTGCAGCCCGCCCAGTTCCGCAAGCTGGTCCGCGTGGTCGCCGAGCGTGGCGGTGACGGCATCGCCGATGGCCGGCCGGGCCGGCAGTGGGCCTTGGACCTTCCCGATCGGGTGTTGCTGGTGGCCACCTACTGGCGCACGAACCTGACGATGCGCCAGATCGGGCCGCTGTTCGGGGTGTCGCACTCGGCCGCGCACCGGGTCATCGACACTCTCGGCCCGTTGCTGGCCCTCGCGCCGGTGCTGCGGCGGCCGGTCGAGCAGATCGCCATCGTCGACGGCACCCTGATTCCCACCCGCGATCACCGACTGGCCGCCCGCAGCAAGAACTACCGGTACTCGACGAACCTGCAGGTCGCCATCGACGCCAGCACCCGCCTGGTCATCGCCGTCGGCGACCCACAGCCGGGCAACCGCAACGACACGATCGTCTACCGCACCAGCGGCATCGAGGAGAAACTCGCCGGGCGGCCGGTGATGGCCGACGGCGGCTACCGCGGCAACCCCGAGGTGATCATCCCGTACCGCAAGCCCGCCGACGGCGGTGACCTGCCGGCCTGGAAAGAAGCCCTCAACGTCGAACACCGGAGGGTCCGTGCAGGGGTCGAACACGCCCTGGCCAGGATGAAGTGCTTCAAGATCCTGCGTGACTACCGCCGCGCCGCTCACACATTGGCCGACGCCGCTTCCGGCATCGCCAACCTCCACAACATCATCCTCGCCGGCTGA